One Romboutsia sp. 13368 genomic window carries:
- a CDS encoding pentapeptide repeat-containing protein — protein MQLRNIEKIKKNINIELENRINNHKKNYYLQLNLYKSKSLKYENNIRGKSALDSEDNYNIEDRQKILFANIEDKSIKGHISKDLNIISYVKLEYNDFKRCKFKDIIFKDCIFNGNIFSKCIFDNVLFENCRFYKSNNINIFSDECIFKNSIFKNCNLESSVFKECRISDLKFIESTLENAIFSNMLIDNNQISDCDCRGLKIINSYIEKLKFEDKNITKFDEYAFIDTIKLDKKYKKSYEETAKVYKSIAKKLHENNLINYASEYYYLSKCIENKSLTGIDKIKSTIFWLLCGYGERPTYALITSLEIIFLFAVLYMFTGLSIDGVDINYIEVFSYGFPQRNVITDFMSCLYFSTVTFTTVGYGDITPLNLSIFLSGVEMFLGLTMMGIWTATLARKITR, from the coding sequence ATGCAACTTAGAAACATTGAGAAAATAAAGAAAAATATAAATATTGAATTAGAAAATAGAATTAATAATCATAAAAAAAATTATTATTTACAATTGAACTTATATAAGAGTAAATCTTTAAAATATGAAAATAATATAAGGGGAAAGTCAGCTTTAGATAGCGAAGATAATTATAATATAGAAGATAGACAAAAAATATTATTTGCTAACATAGAAGATAAAAGCATAAAAGGACATATAAGCAAGGATTTAAATATAATCTCTTATGTTAAATTAGAATATAACGATTTTAAAAGATGTAAATTTAAAGATATAATATTTAAAGATTGTATATTTAATGGAAACATATTTTCAAAATGTATATTTGATAATGTACTATTTGAAAATTGTAGATTTTATAAATCAAATAATATAAATATATTTTCAGATGAATGTATATTTAAAAATAGTATATTTAAAAATTGTAATTTAGAAAGTAGTGTATTTAAAGAGTGTAGAATTAGTGATTTAAAATTTATAGAATCTACTTTAGAAAATGCTATTTTTAGTAATATGCTTATAGATAATAATCAAATAAGTGATTGTGATTGTAGAGGTCTAAAAATTATAAATTCATATATAGAAAAGTTAAAATTTGAAGATAAAAATATAACTAAATTTGATGAATATGCTTTTATAGATACAATTAAATTAGATAAAAAATATAAAAAGTCTTATGAAGAAACTGCAAAAGTATATAAAAGTATAGCTAAGAAGCTACATGAGAATAATTTAATAAATTATGCATCAGAGTATTACTATTTATCTAAGTGTATTGAAAATAAATCTCTTACAGGAATAGATAAGATAAAGTCAACAATATTTTGGTTACTATGTGGGTATGGAGAAAGACCTACATATGCACTCATAACATCATTAGAAATAATATTTTTATTTGCTGTTTTATATATGTTTACAGGACTTAGTATAGATGGAGTTGATATAAATTATATAGAGGTTTTTTCATATGGATTTCCACAAAGAAATGTGATAACAGATTTTATGAGTTGTTTGTATTTTAGTACTGTTACATTTACGACCGTAGGATATGGAGATATAACCCCACTAAATTTGAGTATATTTTTATCTGGTGTTGAGATGTTTTTAGGATTAACAATGATGGGGATATGGACAGCAACATTAGCAAGGAAAATAACAAGGTAA
- a CDS encoding M20/M25/M40 family metallo-hydrolase — YDSAGAKEGRYSQKEGSLGSADAGYALSTILETLRVIKESNVELENGIKILFTDGEECGLLGAKEAVKEKEIFEGVNYVINIEARGTSGPAIMFETSPNNKGVLDLYEATDKQYSYSITPEIYRLLPNGTD; from the coding sequence TTATGATAGTGCAGGTGCAAAAGAAGGACGTTATTCTCAAAAGGAAGGTTCTTTAGGCTCAGCAGATGCAGGATATGCATTATCAACAATACTTGAAACACTTAGAGTAATAAAAGAATCTAATGTAGAACTTGAAAATGGAATAAAGATATTATTTACTGATGGTGAAGAATGTGGACTATTAGGAGCTAAAGAGGCCGTTAAAGAAAAAGAAATATTTGAAGGTGTTAATTACGTTATAAATATAGAAGCAAGAGGAACTTCAGGTCCTGCTATAATGTTTGAAACAAGTCCAAATAATAAAGGTGTACTTGATTTATACGAAGCAACTGATAAACAATATTCATATTCTATAACACCAGAAATATATAGATTATTACCAAATGGTACAGAT
- a CDS encoding transposase translates to MLNKSEILKKLIQEYDVKTTRDVQEMLKDLFAETIQEMLEAELDEHLGYDRYDNQNKNTTNSRNGHRNKKVRSDFGEV, encoded by the coding sequence ATGTTAAACAAAAGTGAAATTTTAAAGAAACTTATACAAGAATACGATGTTAAAACAACAAGAGATGTACAAGAAATGTTAAAAGATTTATTTGCAGAAACAATTCAAGAAATGTTAGAAGCGGAGCTTGATGAACACCTAGGATATGACAGGTATGATAATCAAAATAAAAATACTACAAACTCAAGAAATGGACATAGGAATAAGAAAGTTCGATCTGATTTTGGAGAGGT
- the yidA gene encoding sugar-phosphatase, translated as MYKLIALDIDGTLLNSEKKITNEVYNSIQEAKKNGAKVVLSTGRPLPGVTPLLNELNLNDDGDYVICFNGAVVQEVKSKKVLSNIEMCHDDFILINNLAKKNNTHVHINTPTNLIIPEETPNKYTIHEATLNNIDIVSMKEEDIDDDITYCKVMIIDEPEKLEEVLENIPKELFDKYTIVRSAPFFLEFLNKNANKGNALKELCNNINIPISKSIAVGDEENDQHMIKMAGLGVAMGNARDSIKEIANYVTCSNNEHGVAKVIDKFILNR; from the coding sequence ATGTATAAATTAATAGCTTTAGATATTGATGGTACATTATTAAATAGTGAAAAAAAAATAACAAATGAGGTTTATAACTCAATTCAAGAAGCGAAAAAAAATGGAGCTAAAGTAGTTTTATCTACTGGTAGGCCTCTACCTGGCGTTACACCTTTACTTAATGAATTAAATTTAAATGATGATGGGGACTATGTAATATGTTTTAATGGTGCAGTTGTTCAGGAAGTAAAAAGTAAAAAAGTTTTATCAAATATTGAAATGTGTCATGATGACTTTATATTAATAAACAATTTAGCCAAAAAGAATAATACTCATGTTCATATAAATACACCAACTAATCTTATAATACCTGAAGAAACTCCAAATAAATATACAATACACGAGGCAACTCTTAATAATATAGATATAGTTTCTATGAAAGAAGAAGATATAGATGATGATATAACATACTGTAAGGTAATGATTATAGATGAGCCTGAAAAATTAGAAGAGGTTTTAGAAAATATACCTAAAGAGTTATTTGATAAATATACTATAGTTAGATCTGCTCCATTTTTCTTAGAGTTTTTAAATAAAAATGCTAATAAAGGGAATGCTCTTAAAGAGTTATGTAATAATATAAATATACCTATAAGTAAGTCAATTGCTGTTGGTGATGAAGAAAATGACCAACATATGATAAAGATGGCTGGTCTTGGTGTTGCAATGGGTAATGCAAGGGACAGTATAAAAGAGATAGCTAATTATGTGACTTGTAGTAATAATGAACATGGTGTGGCTAAAGTTATAGATAAGTTTATATTAAATAGATAA